Proteins from a genomic interval of Stenotrophomonas sp. WZN-1:
- the trxA gene encoding thioredoxin, protein MTETTYVFDATTATFEAEVLQKSLQTPVLVDFWATWCGPCKTLGPMLEKLAAEYNGAFELAKVDVDKEQQIAAAFQIRSVPTVFLVKGGQLVDGFPGAIPEGQLREFLAQHGIVPADVGDAAPEDDAPLDPQAQVDVLRAQIAAEPDKDELKLDLALALLQIGGVDEAGTLIDGLPANLATDDRAVRARARLAFAAALKDAPAAEVLEARIAADGKDLKARHLRGVQLLLGGHDEAALAQFLEMLRIDRGFEEGLPRKALIDAFNVISDEDLVGQYRRRMASLLF, encoded by the coding sequence ATGACCGAGACGACCTACGTATTCGACGCCACCACTGCGACCTTCGAGGCCGAAGTCCTGCAGAAGTCGCTGCAGACGCCGGTGCTGGTCGACTTCTGGGCCACCTGGTGCGGGCCGTGCAAGACCCTGGGCCCGATGCTGGAAAAGCTGGCTGCCGAGTACAACGGTGCCTTCGAGCTGGCCAAGGTCGATGTCGACAAGGAACAGCAGATCGCTGCGGCCTTCCAGATCCGCTCGGTGCCCACCGTGTTCCTGGTCAAGGGCGGCCAACTGGTGGACGGCTTCCCCGGTGCCATTCCGGAAGGCCAGCTGCGTGAGTTCCTGGCCCAGCACGGCATCGTGCCGGCCGATGTCGGCGATGCCGCCCCTGAAGATGACGCCCCGCTGGACCCGCAGGCGCAGGTCGACGTACTGCGCGCGCAGATCGCCGCCGAGCCGGACAAGGATGAGCTGAAGCTCGACCTGGCCCTGGCCCTGCTGCAGATCGGCGGCGTGGACGAGGCCGGCACCCTGATCGACGGCCTGCCGGCCAATCTGGCCACCGACGACCGCGCCGTGCGCGCCCGCGCCCGCCTGGCCTTCGCCGCCGCGCTGAAGGATGCCCCGGCGGCCGAGGTGCTGGAGGCACGCATCGCCGCCGATGGCAAGGATCTCAAGGCCCGCCACCTGCGCGGCGTGCAGCTGCTGCTCGGCGGCCATGACGAGGCCGCACTGGCGCAGTTCCTGGAAATGCTGCGGATCGACCGTGGATTCGAGGAAGGCCTGCCACGCAAAGCCTTGATCGACGCCTTCAATGTGATCTCCGACGAGGACCTTGTGGGCCAGTACCGCCGCAGGATGGCGTCGCTGCTGTTCTGA
- a CDS encoding FecR domain-containing protein encodes MGSCSCTPALPGLQTVTVVRTLSFAMRLTGALLCALFLLPAIAGAQDWNYRVRPGDTLWDLGGLYLKPSVRWQQLQQHNRIDNPYQLPPGQLLRFPISWLRTEPAPARVLSVRGKVELSGADGTATRAIQAGEQLHIGDTVETEGDSSITLEFADASRLQLREYSRLRLDQLSRYGHTGMVDTRLRLQQGRASNRVTPARGPASRYIIDAPTATSSVRGTVFRVSAGDTGHVGATEVLQGKVQVGNPHGQRLVRPGQATRSSSADAAPAAVSALLPAPALRNDALRLAPLPTLLAWEPVAGADHYRVEVVQAATPEILLFAATTADTRLAIGDLPPGQLRILLRAVDAQGVEGLDASADFELGDQPPPPLTVSPLHGQTINSDRPRFRWSQAPGARSSVLQIAAEPGFLQPLQEQATHATDLRLAQPLPPGQYYWRVASRDAEGHQGRYGQALPLQLSNEPVDPALQPPEAAHGELTLRWQAGSEGQRYRVQVDRRGDFKAPLVDETVAEPQVSFKRPWSGTLHVRVQYIDDDGHAGEFSPAQQIPLPCRLCYGAGGGALLLWLLL; translated from the coding sequence ATGGGGTCTTGCAGCTGCACCCCCGCATTGCCGGGATTGCAAACTGTGACCGTCGTCCGCACTCTGTCGTTCGCCATGCGTTTAACGGGCGCCCTGCTCTGCGCCCTCTTCCTGCTGCCTGCCATCGCCGGCGCCCAGGACTGGAACTACCGGGTCCGGCCCGGCGACACCCTGTGGGACCTGGGTGGGCTGTACCTGAAGCCTTCCGTGCGCTGGCAGCAGCTGCAGCAGCACAACCGCATCGACAACCCCTACCAGTTGCCCCCAGGCCAGCTGCTGCGCTTCCCGATCAGCTGGCTGCGCACCGAACCGGCACCGGCCCGGGTGCTGTCCGTACGCGGCAAGGTCGAGCTGTCCGGTGCCGATGGCACCGCGACCCGTGCCATCCAGGCCGGCGAGCAGCTGCATATCGGTGACACCGTGGAAACCGAGGGCGATTCCAGCATCACCCTGGAATTCGCCGATGCCTCGCGCCTGCAGCTGCGCGAATACTCGCGCCTGCGCCTGGACCAGCTGAGCCGCTACGGCCACACCGGCATGGTCGACACCCGCCTGCGCCTGCAGCAGGGGCGTGCCAGCAACCGGGTGACGCCGGCGCGCGGTCCGGCCTCGCGTTACATCATCGATGCGCCCACCGCGACCAGCAGCGTGCGCGGCACGGTGTTCCGGGTCAGCGCCGGGGATACCGGGCACGTCGGTGCCACCGAGGTCCTGCAGGGCAAGGTGCAGGTCGGCAACCCCCATGGCCAGCGCCTGGTCCGGCCGGGCCAGGCCACCCGCAGCAGCAGCGCCGATGCGGCCCCCGCCGCGGTCTCGGCCCTGCTGCCGGCGCCGGCGCTGCGCAATGACGCGCTGCGCCTGGCGCCGCTGCCGACCCTGCTTGCCTGGGAACCGGTCGCTGGCGCCGATCACTACCGGGTGGAAGTGGTGCAGGCGGCAACGCCGGAGATCCTGCTGTTCGCCGCCACCACCGCCGACACCCGGCTGGCGATCGGCGACCTGCCGCCCGGCCAGCTGCGCATCCTGTTGCGCGCGGTCGACGCCCAGGGTGTCGAAGGCCTGGATGCCAGCGCCGATTTCGAGCTCGGTGACCAGCCACCGCCGCCACTGACCGTATCGCCGCTGCATGGGCAGACGATCAACAGCGATCGGCCGCGTTTCCGCTGGAGCCAGGCCCCCGGCGCGCGCAGCAGTGTGCTGCAGATCGCCGCCGAACCCGGCTTCCTGCAGCCACTGCAGGAGCAGGCCACCCATGCGACCGACCTGCGCCTGGCGCAACCGCTGCCGCCCGGCCAGTACTACTGGCGTGTAGCCTCGCGCGATGCCGAAGGCCACCAGGGCCGCTATGGCCAGGCGCTGCCGCTGCAGCTGAGCAACGAGCCGGTGGACCCGGCACTGCAACCGCCCGAGGCCGCGCACGGCGAGCTGACGCTGCGCTGGCAGGCCGGCAGCGAAGGCCAGCGCTACCGGGTGCAGGTGGATCGCCGCGGTGACTTCAAGGCACCGCTGGTCGACGAGACCGTGGCCGAACCGCAGGTGAGCTTCAAGCGCCCGTGGAGCGGCACCCTGCACGTGCGCGTGCAGTACATCGATGATGACGGCCACGCCGGCGAGTTCTCGCCTGCCCAGCAGATCCCCCTGCCGTGCCGCCTGTGCTACGGCGCTGGTGGCGGTGCCCTGCTGCTCTGGTTGTTGCTGTGA